In Amycolatopsis sp. EV170708-02-1, the following are encoded in one genomic region:
- a CDS encoding aldehyde dehydrogenase — protein MATRLFIDGQWTAAGGGSLPTYDPATGQVIEEVGTASAADVDAAVGAARKALNDPAWAGLPPVQRAALLFKLASLVDEHHEELAALETRDQGQPIGISRQVSVTGAAEHLRYFAGWVTKIQGTTNPVSFPDTLHYTRREPVGVNALITPWNFPLMILVWKLAPALATGNTVVIKPSEVTPLTSIRLVELVHEAGFPPGVVNLVTGDGAVGALLSRHDDVDHLSYTGSTAVGKLITAASAESNLKRLTLELGGKAPSIISGDADIDAAVAGNLAGATLNSGQVCAAYTRFFVDRKREQEFVAKLAAGLEGLKLGPGLDESTQLGPLVSAKHREHVDFLVSTGNEQGAELVTGGKPVDRDGYFYTPTLFAGVADDMTIMREEIFGPVLAVTAYDDPDELLARANDTEYGLAATVWTRDLGVAQRFANGIRAGAVFVNMPPIPDMAAPWGGYKASGWGREMGPWAIDAYTEIKSVWLHYS, from the coding sequence ATGGCCACACGCCTGTTCATCGACGGACAGTGGACCGCCGCGGGAGGCGGGTCCCTGCCGACGTACGATCCGGCCACCGGCCAGGTGATCGAGGAGGTCGGCACCGCGTCGGCCGCCGACGTCGACGCCGCCGTCGGTGCCGCACGGAAGGCACTGAACGACCCCGCCTGGGCGGGGTTGCCGCCGGTCCAGCGGGCCGCGCTGCTGTTCAAGCTGGCGTCGCTGGTCGACGAGCACCACGAGGAGCTCGCCGCGCTCGAAACCCGCGACCAGGGCCAGCCGATCGGGATCTCCCGCCAGGTCAGCGTCACCGGCGCGGCCGAGCACCTGCGGTACTTCGCGGGCTGGGTCACCAAGATCCAGGGCACCACCAATCCGGTGTCCTTCCCGGACACGCTGCACTACACCCGCCGCGAGCCGGTCGGGGTGAACGCGCTGATCACGCCGTGGAACTTCCCGCTGATGATCCTCGTGTGGAAGCTCGCGCCCGCACTGGCCACGGGCAACACCGTGGTGATCAAGCCCAGTGAGGTCACCCCGCTGACCAGCATCCGCCTGGTGGAGCTCGTGCACGAGGCCGGGTTCCCGCCGGGCGTGGTCAACCTGGTCACCGGTGACGGCGCCGTGGGCGCGCTCCTGAGCAGGCACGACGACGTGGACCACCTGTCCTACACCGGGTCGACCGCGGTCGGGAAGCTGATCACGGCGGCGAGCGCGGAATCGAACCTCAAGCGGCTCACCCTCGAACTCGGCGGCAAGGCGCCCAGCATCATCTCGGGCGACGCCGACATCGACGCCGCCGTCGCCGGCAACCTCGCGGGCGCGACGCTGAACAGCGGGCAGGTCTGCGCCGCGTACACCCGGTTCTTCGTGGACCGCAAGCGTGAACAGGAGTTCGTCGCGAAACTCGCGGCCGGGCTCGAAGGCCTCAAACTCGGCCCGGGTCTGGACGAGTCGACGCAGCTCGGGCCCCTCGTGTCCGCGAAGCACCGCGAGCACGTGGACTTCCTCGTCTCCACCGGCAACGAGCAAGGCGCTGAGCTGGTCACCGGCGGCAAGCCCGTCGATCGTGACGGCTACTTCTACACGCCGACGCTGTTCGCCGGCGTGGCCGACGACATGACGATCATGCGCGAAGAGATCTTCGGCCCGGTCCTCGCCGTCACCGCCTACGACGATCCGGACGAGCTGCTGGCGCGGGCGAACGACACCGAATACGGGCTCGCGGCCACCGTGTGGACGCGCGATCTGGGCGTCGCGCAGCGATTCGCGAACGGCATCCGCGCGGGCGCGGTGTTCGTTAACATGCCGCCGATCCCCGACATGGCGGCGCCTTGGGGCGGCTACAAGGCTTCCGGATGGGGCCGGGAGATGGGACCGTGGGCGATCGACGCCTACACCGAGATCAAATCCGTCTGGCTGCACTACTCGTGA
- a CDS encoding GntR family transcriptional regulator has translation MTAGDAVNSTAMSKSQIAYHWIKARIDDGTFSPGYRLVFGQIAQELGVSTVPVREAVRRLEAEGLVTYEHNIGAQVAMADESDYQHTMQTLALVEGYAAALAAPSLPGEALDEAKGLNAELTACLDNFEPSRFTALNRDFHRVLFGTCPNPQVLDLVNRGWNRLAGLRTSTFSFVPGRAHESVQEHQKILDLFDRNAPAGEIELAVREHRLTTLETFLAWRHP, from the coding sequence GTGACCGCGGGCGACGCGGTGAATTCGACCGCGATGAGCAAGTCGCAGATCGCCTATCACTGGATCAAGGCGAGGATCGACGACGGCACCTTCTCCCCCGGCTACCGCCTCGTGTTCGGACAGATCGCGCAGGAACTCGGGGTCAGCACCGTGCCCGTGCGCGAGGCGGTGCGGCGGCTGGAGGCCGAGGGGCTGGTGACCTACGAGCACAACATCGGCGCGCAGGTCGCGATGGCCGACGAGAGCGACTACCAGCACACCATGCAGACGCTCGCGCTGGTCGAGGGGTACGCCGCCGCGCTGGCGGCGCCGTCCTTGCCCGGCGAGGCACTCGACGAGGCGAAGGGGCTCAACGCGGAACTGACCGCCTGCCTGGACAATTTCGAGCCGTCGCGGTTCACCGCGCTGAACCGCGACTTCCACCGTGTCCTGTTCGGCACCTGCCCCAATCCGCAGGTGCTCGATCTGGTCAACCGCGGCTGGAACCGGCTGGCCGGGCTGCGCACGTCGACGTTCAGCTTCGTGCCCGGCCGCGCGCACGAATCCGTGCAGGAGCACCAGAAGATCCTCGACCTGTTCGACCGGAACGCGCCCGCCGGGGAGATCGAACTGGCCGTGCGTGAGCACCGGTTGACCACTTTGGAGACCTTCCTGGCCTGGCGGCATCCCTGA
- a CDS encoding helix-turn-helix domain-containing protein, protein MIRRILLTVLAGAAVLLVPWTVYLAHTLPDRYDTGQWRAAWVGFDIALLVCFAVGAWLGTRRRRAAVPLLSATAAMLCCDAWFDVMLGWTSSERWTSVALAVFVEIPVAVVLAFAARRLLGDALPMRSVSLHDIAMREDPRYHLVTRELPAAAEEVARRTGLGRAEVAECLKTLQDTGFVRRDRKGNWIAIPQDLREPKPDDYDGADRERVTAFLDAKYANEVAVLSWAAKHREEFGPWATAQRTTTRLTEAEFRELEAEYRELITRYCRRRPAAQAKELSVRFYAFPPPERVPV, encoded by the coding sequence ATGATCCGACGGATACTCCTGACGGTGCTCGCCGGTGCGGCGGTCCTGCTCGTGCCCTGGACCGTCTATCTCGCGCACACCCTGCCCGACCGGTACGACACGGGTCAGTGGCGCGCCGCGTGGGTCGGATTCGACATCGCCCTCCTGGTGTGTTTCGCGGTGGGGGCCTGGCTGGGGACGCGACGGCGGCGGGCGGCGGTGCCGCTGCTGTCGGCGACGGCCGCGATGTTGTGCTGCGACGCGTGGTTCGACGTCATGCTGGGCTGGACGTCGTCCGAGCGGTGGACCAGTGTCGCGCTCGCCGTCTTCGTCGAGATCCCGGTCGCCGTGGTGCTGGCCTTCGCCGCGCGTCGGCTGTTGGGTGACGCGCTGCCGATGCGATCGGTGAGCCTGCACGACATCGCGATGCGCGAAGACCCGCGATACCACTTGGTGACGCGCGAGCTTCCCGCCGCCGCGGAGGAGGTCGCGCGCCGGACGGGGCTGGGGCGCGCTGAAGTCGCCGAATGCCTGAAAACCCTGCAGGACACCGGGTTCGTGCGTCGTGACCGGAAGGGGAACTGGATCGCGATCCCGCAGGACCTGCGCGAGCCGAAGCCGGACGACTACGACGGCGCGGACCGGGAACGGGTCACCGCGTTCCTCGACGCCAAGTACGCGAACGAGGTCGCCGTCCTGTCCTGGGCCGCGAAGCATCGCGAGGAGTTCGGCCCTTGGGCGACGGCGCAGCGGACGACGACGAGGCTGACCGAGGCGGAATTCCGGGAACTGGAAGCCGAATACCGCGAGCTGATCACGCGGTACTGCCGACGCCGTCCGGCGGCGCAAGCGAAGGAGCTTTCCGTGCGCTTCTACGCCTTCCCGCCACCGGAGAGGGTTCCGGTCTGA
- a CDS encoding alpha/beta fold hydrolase, protein MRSKTLALAVIVAATAGLAGPATASAAGPRLEDARPCAHDARFTCSTLTVPLDHRGRTPGTLKLQVATANNANAAKGVLLFLTGGPGQPGVPFSTGLFDRMPEVFADHRLVMIDQRGTGANALDCPDLQAQVGSSDIEPPTREAVTRCAAALGDKARFHGSDATVADLDLLRRALGVPKMVVDGVSYGSFTASRYAIAHPGNVSKLVLDSVLPHHATAGQSLYLPALKATARVLRDACAEPPVCGSDPAEDLAWLVRNRDTAAGVALFDMIVTYEFVDPSYRDPSALGTDLITALRTARGGDTTKLDSLLRNLASGGDPLASFSAGLHAATLCADMRFPWGDAGTPGPVREPSLDLTEKRLSARDTWPFSPAVATGVGFVQTCLPWPVVPPSSNPGGKLPAVPVLLLNGDRDLSTPMEWAYAEVKAAPRGKVVIVEGAAHSIQNREPGVAGRKAVAEFLAEA, encoded by the coding sequence ATGCGATCGAAGACGCTCGCCCTCGCCGTGATCGTCGCGGCGACCGCGGGGCTCGCCGGACCCGCCACCGCCTCGGCCGCCGGGCCGCGGCTGGAGGACGCGCGGCCTTGCGCGCACGACGCGCGGTTCACCTGTTCGACGTTGACCGTGCCGCTCGACCATCGCGGCCGGACACCCGGCACGCTCAAACTCCAGGTCGCCACCGCGAACAACGCGAACGCGGCCAAGGGGGTGCTGCTGTTCCTCACCGGCGGGCCGGGGCAGCCCGGAGTCCCGTTCAGTACCGGCCTCTTCGACCGGATGCCGGAGGTGTTCGCCGATCACCGGCTGGTGATGATCGACCAGCGCGGTACCGGCGCGAACGCCCTCGACTGTCCGGATCTGCAGGCCCAGGTGGGCAGTTCCGATATCGAACCGCCCACCCGCGAGGCGGTGACCCGGTGTGCCGCGGCGCTCGGCGACAAGGCCCGGTTTCATGGCAGCGACGCGACGGTCGCCGATCTCGATCTGCTCCGCCGGGCCCTCGGCGTGCCGAAGATGGTGGTGGACGGGGTCTCCTATGGTTCCTTCACCGCGTCGCGGTACGCCATCGCGCATCCCGGCAACGTCTCGAAACTGGTCCTCGATTCGGTGCTCCCCCACCATGCGACGGCCGGCCAGTCGCTGTACCTCCCAGCGCTGAAGGCGACCGCGCGCGTCCTGCGGGACGCCTGCGCCGAGCCGCCCGTCTGCGGCTCCGATCCGGCCGAAGATCTCGCTTGGCTGGTCCGGAACCGGGACACGGCGGCGGGTGTCGCGCTGTTCGACATGATCGTCACCTACGAGTTCGTCGACCCGAGCTATCGGGACCCGTCGGCGCTGGGGACCGACCTGATCACCGCGCTGCGGACCGCGCGCGGTGGCGACACCACGAAACTCGACTCACTGCTGCGGAATCTCGCGTCCGGCGGCGACCCGCTCGCGTCGTTCAGCGCGGGCCTGCACGCCGCGACACTGTGCGCGGACATGCGTTTCCCTTGGGGTGACGCGGGAACGCCGGGCCCCGTCCGCGAGCCGTCGCTCGACCTGACCGAGAAGCGGTTGAGCGCGCGGGACACGTGGCCGTTCAGTCCCGCCGTCGCGACCGGGGTCGGATTCGTCCAGACCTGTCTGCCGTGGCCGGTCGTCCCGCCGAGCTCCAACCCGGGCGGGAAGCTGCCGGCCGTCCCGGTGCTGCTGCTCAACGGCGACCGTGACCTGTCGACGCCGATGGAGTGGGCGTACGCGGAGGTGAAAGCGGCGCCACGGGGCAAGGTCGTGATCGTCGAAGGAGCGGCACATTCCATCCAGAACCGGGAGCCCGGGGTGGCCGGGCGGAAGGCGGTGGCGGAATTCCTCGCCGAGGCTTGA
- a CDS encoding DUF2268 domain-containing protein, translating to MTITVLDTYPAMREILHAPQTDRARLLKAMVEPAAGMYRYFPGDVDLVAMHAMGSGFPLDRDEDRCLEALEALHDADAWNRIQRALDDAVTAQLAATPGLAIPDITVLTVLGDPGDRHFMGPNLGMSANGSVTGYIYLNFWPYPENLARLEATAVHELNHNLRYSPGGVIWDPATVTVGEQIVSEGLADAFARQLYGDELGYARIGVPHLRDDAVFEKVVFGLEITGMQNFAAWVHGDETAARYGGTPVGLPTGAGYAVGNRLVDAYLAATGRTAAEALLVDRRDVIDTALAADARISQAPQG from the coding sequence ATGACGATCACCGTTCTCGACACCTACCCCGCCATGCGCGAGATCCTGCACGCGCCGCAGACGGACCGCGCGCGGCTGCTCAAGGCGATGGTCGAGCCCGCCGCCGGGATGTACCGCTACTTCCCCGGCGACGTGGACCTCGTGGCGATGCACGCGATGGGTTCCGGATTCCCGCTCGACCGCGACGAGGATCGCTGCCTGGAGGCGCTCGAAGCCCTGCACGACGCGGATGCCTGGAATCGCATCCAGCGGGCGCTGGACGACGCCGTCACCGCGCAGTTGGCCGCGACGCCCGGGCTGGCGATCCCGGACATCACCGTGCTCACCGTGCTGGGTGATCCCGGCGACCGGCACTTCATGGGCCCGAACCTGGGGATGTCGGCCAACGGCAGCGTGACCGGCTACATCTACCTCAACTTCTGGCCGTATCCGGAGAATTTGGCGCGGCTGGAGGCCACCGCGGTCCACGAGCTGAACCACAACCTGCGCTACAGCCCCGGTGGGGTGATCTGGGATCCGGCGACCGTCACGGTCGGCGAGCAGATCGTGTCCGAGGGCCTGGCCGACGCGTTCGCCCGCCAGTTGTACGGCGACGAACTCGGCTACGCCCGCATCGGTGTCCCGCATCTGCGTGACGACGCGGTGTTCGAGAAGGTCGTCTTCGGTCTGGAGATCACCGGTATGCAGAACTTCGCGGCCTGGGTTCATGGCGACGAGACGGCCGCCCGCTACGGCGGCACTCCCGTCGGCCTGCCGACCGGCGCCGGATACGCGGTCGGCAACCGGCTCGTCGACGCCTACCTGGCCGCGACCGGCCGGACCGCCGCGGAGGCCCTGCTGGTGGACCGCCGCGACGTCATCGACACCGCCCTCGCCGCCGACGCGCGGATCAGCCAAGCCCCTCAGGGGTGA
- a CDS encoding VOC family protein, whose amino-acid sequence MSPRELIRTHLAEAGIDFLTGALRAAREAGDIAADRDPAREAHLLWSVANLLRAPAVVDERRTGEVLATVDYHLDRLFRPRPKLAVVVVDCPAPQALAPFYEGLLGVRRTVDGPDHVRIALDGDQPGLALHRTDHFVRPDWKSGEPAQQLHLDLLVTDLDEAEQEVLALGGQLLDGSDKPIGYRVYADPIGHPFCLVTPEGLG is encoded by the coding sequence TTGTCTCCCAGGGAGCTCATACGCACCCACCTGGCCGAGGCCGGAATCGACTTCCTGACCGGTGCCCTGCGGGCCGCCCGGGAGGCAGGCGACATCGCCGCGGACCGTGATCCGGCACGGGAGGCGCATCTCCTGTGGAGCGTGGCGAATCTCCTGCGCGCGCCTGCGGTCGTGGACGAGCGCCGGACCGGCGAGGTTCTGGCGACCGTCGACTACCACCTCGACCGCTTGTTCCGGCCACGCCCGAAACTGGCGGTCGTGGTGGTGGATTGCCCCGCACCCCAGGCCCTGGCTCCGTTCTACGAAGGCCTGTTGGGCGTGCGCCGGACTGTGGACGGTCCCGATCACGTCCGGATCGCCTTGGACGGCGACCAGCCCGGCCTCGCCTTGCACCGCACGGATCACTTCGTCCGGCCGGACTGGAAGAGCGGCGAACCGGCGCAGCAACTGCACCTGGATCTGCTCGTGACCGACCTGGACGAGGCGGAGCAGGAGGTGCTCGCCCTCGGTGGGCAGCTTCTCGACGGCTCGGACAAACCCATCGGCTACCGCGTGTACGCCGATCCGATCGGACATCCGTTCTGCCTGGTCACCCCTGAGGGGCTTGGCTGA
- a CDS encoding choice-of-anchor A family protein, producing MRARRFASLSAGAAAAVCVAALVVTDGAAAAPLPGGLGPCVGPACPDKYPPVNNKDYAGRDNGINVYVGGEFQVREAAAEAEGRVVVLGDFDMAKRAGASSVYNVGIAGVGSRVPPPDGADFLTTGGNVSVAADQRLLADGGVVRHAGTVTGTVTGTLEKDPDAAKPYVGLREDLRVASKCYAREGTTPRPATGTAVNQGYRTLFTGDGKSALQVFTVDFDLTGATGGMQGIEFEGIPAGATILVNMVGAARTINTYTGDLNDQDPLNKLRERLLWNFPDATQVKIAGGAQFQGSVLIGEPGSTATVTASGMNGRFFTTGSLVHSSEATGGGGQEFHAYPFDGDLPECVSTPTTTPSTSSSSSTTTSSSSSTSTSPTSTSTSTSSSPTSTTSTSTSSSSTSATSTSTTPTSTTSSSQTSSTSTSPTSSSASSSPTSSSATSSSATSSSATTSSSPIGSSSTSPTTTSSSSSTTPGPGVTTYTTPGQPGATTPGGGPSDSGPLASTGSEIRGLLVSGLFLLLVGGVLVALTIRSRRRES from the coding sequence ATGCGTGCAAGGCGTTTCGCCTCTCTTTCCGCCGGTGCCGCCGCCGCGGTGTGCGTGGCGGCTCTCGTGGTCACCGACGGCGCGGCCGCCGCCCCTTTACCGGGTGGGCTGGGACCGTGCGTCGGTCCGGCCTGCCCGGACAAATACCCGCCGGTGAACAACAAGGACTACGCCGGCCGGGACAACGGCATCAACGTCTATGTCGGCGGTGAATTCCAGGTACGGGAAGCGGCGGCCGAAGCCGAAGGACGGGTCGTCGTCCTCGGCGATTTCGACATGGCGAAACGAGCGGGCGCGTCCTCTGTGTACAACGTCGGCATCGCCGGTGTCGGATCACGCGTTCCGCCGCCGGACGGCGCCGACTTCCTGACCACCGGCGGAAACGTCAGCGTCGCGGCGGACCAGCGGCTGCTCGCCGACGGCGGGGTCGTCCGGCACGCGGGAACCGTCACCGGGACGGTGACCGGCACACTCGAAAAGGACCCCGACGCGGCGAAACCCTATGTGGGCCTGCGTGAGGATCTCCGGGTGGCGAGCAAGTGCTACGCACGCGAAGGCACCACACCGCGGCCGGCCACGGGCACGGCGGTGAACCAGGGCTATCGCACCCTGTTCACCGGAGACGGCAAATCCGCGCTGCAGGTGTTCACCGTGGACTTCGACCTGACCGGTGCCACCGGCGGGATGCAGGGGATCGAGTTCGAGGGCATCCCGGCGGGGGCGACGATCCTGGTCAACATGGTGGGGGCCGCCCGGACGATCAACACCTACACCGGAGACCTGAACGACCAGGACCCGCTGAACAAACTGCGCGAGCGGCTGCTGTGGAACTTCCCCGACGCCACCCAGGTGAAGATCGCCGGTGGCGCCCAATTCCAGGGAAGTGTGCTGATCGGCGAGCCCGGGAGCACCGCGACCGTCACCGCGTCCGGGATGAACGGCCGGTTCTTCACCACGGGCTCGCTGGTGCACAGCTCCGAGGCGACCGGCGGTGGCGGGCAGGAGTTCCACGCCTACCCGTTCGACGGCGATCTGCCCGAATGCGTCAGCACGCCGACGACCACGCCGAGCACTTCTTCTTCCAGCTCGACCACGACGAGCAGCAGTAGTTCTACGTCGACGAGCCCGACTTCGACCTCGACGTCCACGTCCAGCTCGCCCACGTCGACCACGTCCACTTCGACGTCCAGCTCGTCGACGTCGGCCACGTCCACTTCCACCACGCCGACGTCGACCACGTCGTCGAGTCAGACGAGCAGCACGTCGACCAGCCCGACGTCGAGCAGCGCTTCGTCCAGCCCGACGTCGTCGAGTGCCACCTCGTCGAGCGCCACTTCGAGCAGTGCCACCACGTCGTCGAGCCCGATCGGTTCGAGCAGCACTTCGCCGACCACCACCAGCAGCTCCTCGAGCACCACCCCGGGCCCCGGCGTGACCACCTACACGACACCGGGGCAGCCGGGAGCGACCACACCGGGCGGCGGACCATCGGACAGCGGCCCGCTGGCCTCGACCGGCAGCGAGATCCGAGGCCTGCTGGTGTCCGGCCTGTTCCTGCTGCTGGTCGGTGGCGTGCTGGTGGCGCTCACGATCCGGTCGAGGCGCCGCGAGTCCTGA
- a CDS encoding permease, protein MSDTEVGRRTGSVEVLAGFLVLVLLARILLGDVLGTPIVQTWTTVFVSIVLQAVPFLVFGVTLSAAIAVFVPQEFFAKALPKRPALAVPAAAATGMVLPGCECGSVPVAGALVRKGVTPAAALAFLLAAPALNPVVLAATAIAFPDRPSMVFARAAAGLAASVVMGWLWLGLGRTEWIKLPEHAHGDTRWRAFAGAAGHDLVHAGGFLVVGAMAAATLNVLIPGRWLQVVADNPVLGVLALSLLAVLLSICSEADAFVAASLTQFSLTARLAFLVVGPMVDLKLFAMQAGTFGRRFATRFAPATFVVALTCATVTGTVLW, encoded by the coding sequence ATGAGCGACACCGAAGTGGGACGGCGCACCGGTTCGGTGGAAGTGCTCGCGGGCTTCCTCGTGCTCGTTCTGCTCGCGCGGATCCTGCTCGGCGACGTCCTCGGGACGCCGATCGTGCAGACCTGGACGACGGTCTTCGTTTCGATCGTGCTCCAGGCCGTTCCGTTCCTCGTCTTCGGTGTGACCCTTTCCGCGGCGATCGCGGTCTTCGTGCCGCAGGAATTCTTCGCGAAAGCCCTGCCGAAACGTCCGGCCCTCGCGGTTCCGGCGGCCGCGGCGACCGGAATGGTGCTGCCGGGCTGCGAATGCGGTTCGGTCCCGGTCGCCGGAGCCCTGGTGCGCAAGGGGGTCACCCCGGCCGCGGCGCTGGCGTTCCTGCTCGCGGCGCCCGCCCTCAACCCGGTCGTGCTGGCCGCGACGGCGATCGCGTTCCCGGACCGGCCGTCGATGGTCTTCGCCAGGGCGGCGGCCGGGCTCGCCGCTTCGGTCGTGATGGGCTGGCTGTGGCTCGGCCTCGGCCGGACGGAGTGGATCAAGCTGCCCGAACACGCCCACGGTGACACGCGCTGGCGGGCGTTCGCCGGCGCCGCGGGCCACGACCTGGTGCACGCGGGCGGCTTCCTGGTCGTCGGGGCCATGGCGGCCGCGACGCTCAACGTCCTGATCCCGGGCCGCTGGCTGCAGGTCGTCGCCGACAACCCGGTGCTCGGTGTCCTCGCGCTGTCGCTGCTGGCGGTCCTGCTGTCGATCTGCAGCGAGGCGGACGCCTTCGTCGCCGCCTCCCTGACCCAGTTCTCCCTCACCGCCCGTCTGGCATTCCTGGTGGTCGGGCCGATGGTCGACCTGAAACTGTTCGCCATGCAGGCCGGCACCTTCGGCAGGCGGTTCGCAACGCGGTTCGCGCCCGCCACGTTCGTGGTCGCGCTCACCTGCGCGACGGTGACCGGGACGGTGCTCTGGTGA
- a CDS encoding TIGR03943 family putative permease subunit — protein MNRTAATVVLLLLGAAVLKVCLTGQYLRYVKEGLWPFLLASGLLVLVLAAANRHRHPKVGWLLPLPVLALLLVAPQPLGSYAAGNAGMALTRSDEYPPLPDGDPVKVTVLDYASRAVYDEGRSLGARRVVLTGFTATGADGASLLVRMILTCCAADGRPVKVVLDGRVPSEPDTWIEVTGTFRPGSVVDEVNGERIPFLKVESATPVPAPERPYE, from the coding sequence GTGAACCGGACTGCCGCGACCGTCGTACTGCTCCTGCTGGGCGCGGCGGTCCTCAAGGTCTGCCTGACCGGCCAGTACCTGCGCTATGTCAAGGAAGGGCTCTGGCCGTTCCTGCTCGCCTCGGGTCTCCTGGTCCTGGTGCTGGCGGCCGCGAACCGTCATCGCCACCCGAAAGTGGGATGGCTGCTCCCGCTTCCGGTCCTCGCCCTGCTGCTGGTCGCCCCGCAGCCTCTCGGCAGCTACGCCGCGGGCAACGCGGGCATGGCGCTGACGCGTTCCGACGAATACCCGCCACTGCCCGACGGCGACCCGGTGAAGGTGACCGTCTTGGACTACGCCTCGCGCGCGGTGTACGACGAGGGCCGGTCCCTCGGTGCGAGACGGGTCGTGCTCACCGGTTTCACCGCCACCGGCGCGGACGGCGCGTCGCTGCTCGTCCGGATGATCCTCACCTGCTGTGCCGCCGACGGACGGCCGGTCAAGGTCGTGCTGGACGGCCGCGTCCCGAGCGAACCCGACACCTGGATCGAGGTCACCGGCACGTTCCGGCCGGGGTCCGTGGTGGACGAGGTCAACGGGGAACGCATCCCGTTCCTGAAGGTCGAAAGCGCCACACCGGTCCCCGCGCCCGAACGTCCTTACGAATAG
- a CDS encoding helix-turn-helix domain-containing protein, whose amino-acid sequence MTSLAPAEFGAALRAAIERSGLSLSEISRRLRDHETPVSISALSYWQNGENRPERASSLAAVAALEAILGQPPETLTGLLGPRRPRGRWTVRTGDALSYDQVWRRPEEVVRALAKMDATPDELDTPHRLSQFLSYRVDGDGNQESVRVRRLIRADRDGTSRFVFVNRCSSITQPPSVLFTDGCRPARFRADVPSSTCVFEFVLDRTLAAGELAVVEFGVRYPPGQGRTHVQVALYRPARDVAVQVSFDPGRVPRRCAGFFRPRGVLPPEERCEATFDRDTSTFQFITLDPPPGQYGIQWSWT is encoded by the coding sequence ATGACGAGTCTCGCTCCGGCGGAATTCGGTGCCGCACTGCGCGCCGCGATCGAACGCAGCGGGCTGAGTCTCAGCGAGATCAGCCGCCGATTGCGTGACCACGAGACGCCGGTCAGCATCAGCGCGCTGAGCTATTGGCAAAATGGGGAGAACCGGCCGGAACGAGCGAGTTCCCTCGCCGCGGTGGCCGCGCTGGAGGCCATTCTCGGGCAACCGCCGGAAACATTGACCGGGTTGCTCGGCCCGCGCCGCCCCCGCGGTCGCTGGACCGTCCGCACCGGCGACGCCCTGTCCTACGACCAGGTGTGGCGGCGGCCGGAAGAGGTGGTGCGCGCACTGGCCAAAATGGACGCGACACCCGACGAACTCGATACCCCGCACCGGCTTTCGCAGTTCCTCTCCTACCGTGTCGACGGTGACGGCAACCAGGAATCGGTCCGGGTCCGCCGGCTGATCCGTGCCGATCGGGACGGCACCTCGCGGTTCGTCTTCGTGAACCGGTGTTCCAGCATCACCCAGCCGCCGTCCGTGCTGTTCACCGACGGTTGCCGCCCGGCGCGGTTCCGCGCGGACGTCCCGTCGTCCACCTGCGTCTTCGAATTCGTCCTCGACCGCACCTTGGCGGCGGGCGAACTCGCCGTCGTGGAGTTCGGTGTGCGCTATCCGCCCGGCCAAGGCAGGACGCACGTCCAGGTCGCGCTCTACCGGCCGGCACGGGACGTCGCGGTGCAGGTCAGCTTCGATCCCGGCCGGGTGCCGCGGCGATGCGCCGGTTTCTTCCGGCCGCGCGGCGTCCTGCCGCCCGAGGAGCGGTGCGAGGCGACGTTCGACCGGGACACCAGCACCTTCCAGTTCATCACCCTCGATCCGCCGCCCGGTCAGTACGGGATCCAGTGGAGCTGGACCTGA